CCATGAATTTTTTTACCGTAGCAGATCTTAATAATGGAGGATAAAAGCTCATATGCCAATGCCATTCTTTATAATTGGATCCGTCTGTCGGTGCTTGATGTATTCCAGAAGAATATGGAAAAGACGTGTCAAAAAGAGCATCGTATTTCTGCGTAAGTGTTTTTAATTGCTCTGCAAAATCAACTTTTTCTTTATCAGTTAACCCTAATATATTTGCCATTTTCCGTTTAGGTACAATCATAGCTTCGTAAGGCCAAACGGCCCAAAAAGGAATTAGAGTTACAAAACTTTTATTTTGCGATATCACTCTAATATCTTCATTTAATTCTTGCTCTATATAATCTTCTAATAATCCCGAACCCGTTTTTTCTAAATAGTTCTTTTGTGAATTTGTCTTTTTTTCAACCTCAGTGGGTATCGAATGTTGTGCCCATACTTGCCCATGCGGATGCGGATTGCTACATCCCATAATGGCACCTTTATTTTCAAATATTTGCACATAGTTTATGTCTTTGGTATTCCCTAGTTCGGTAAACTCGTTTTGCCAAGTTTCAACTACGTTAACCAAATCAGCTATTTCCATATCTGGAATAGTTAGTGAATGATTCGGGGAAAAACAGATTACTTTAGAAATTCCTTTTTCGCCTTCCGCAAGAAGTAACCCTTCTTTATATTCGAATAGAGGAGTGTCTTCTAGAAGAGCTCCAAAATCATTTTTAAAAACAAAGGTGCTTTTATAATCTGGATTATCTTCACCACCAATTCTGGTATTGGTAGGACACAGATAGCATTCAGGGTCATAAATTATCGCCTGTTTTTTAGAAGAAGATTCTGTTTTGCCTTGCCATGGTCTTTTGGTTCTGTGTGGAGAAACTAACACCCATTCTCCAGTTAAAATATTATAACGACGATGCGGATGTGTTTTTAATTGTGATGACATATTTCTATCTTGTTAAATTGTTTTACTTTTAATAGTACTCAAGTCTATAATAAACTGCAATATAAAAGTACAAAAAATGCTAATTCCTCCTCTAAATGGATAGCATTAAAACCATTTGTACAAAAATAAATAATATAAAATTGAAAATCAGATATTCTTGATTAATGTAAACTTTTTTAGCTGTCATATTTATTATTCAGATAATACTAATAGTATTACAAAATTATCGAAAGTTGGTAATATTAAGCTAGGCAGATATTACCATATAATTATTTAATATTACCTCTTTCTAAGATTGCCATATGTTAATTATAGTATATTGATATGTAATTTTGTTATATTTGTTTACAATGAAACTCGTAATTAAAAATACTGAAACACTCGTTCATAAGCGATTGAACATCCTTAAAAAGGAAGTTGCTTGCTTAGAAGCTGCATGGCATTACCATTCGCAATACGAGCTTTTATATATATCTAAAAGTAATGGAATTCGATTTGTTGGAGATAGTGTTTCCAATTTTTCAGCAGGAGATTTAGTGTTGGTTGGTCCCTATTTACCTCATTTATGGAGAAATGATGCTTCATATTACAGTGGTGAAAGAACGAACAGAGTGAAAACGATTATAACAAAGTTTAATAAAGATTTTATTGGCGAAGGCACTTTTAATAATCCTAATTTTTCAAAAATTAATAAAATGTTAGAGGAGTCGAAATATGGAATATGTTTCGATAATAGCGTCAGTAAAAAACTGCATGATCAACTAATAAAACTTGCTGATTTATCAATTACAGAGCAAAGTATAAAGCTATTAGATATTTTACATCAGCTATCAATAACAAACAGTAAAGTTGTGTTGTCTTCTTCTGATATGCGACAATATACATCTGAAAATTCTGACAAGCTGGATCTTGTTTTAAAGTTTATATCTGATAATTATTCGAGTCATATTACTTTAAATGACATTGCCGATGTGGCATGCATGACTACAAACTCTTTTTGTCGTTTTTTTAAAAAAATGACAAACAAATCATTTACTCAGTTTTTAAACGAAGTACGTATACGTCATGCTTCTCGATTACTTGTGCAAAATAATATACCAATTTCTGAGGCGTGTTATCTTGTCGGGTATAATTCTGTAACAAATTTTCATAAACAGTTTAAACAAATTATGAATTGTACTCCAAAGGGATATCGCAAAACAATTTAGCTCTTCAATAGTTTTTATTTTCTAAAAGCCTCATGGGGTAAAATAATGTAATTTTTAGGTAAATGCCATTATTTTCTCCACAAAACATTTGTCTTACTTTGTATTCACTAAAGTGCTAATAGGCTAATAATGTATTTAATAAAGAAAATATAAAAGACTTATAAGTACTACAGATTTAATCGAAAATTTAATTTACTCATTCTAACTTAACTCAATTTTATGAAAAAAATTAGAAACCTAGACGGACAAATAAGTTATTCCTTATTGGATAGTTTAGCATTTAAACGGTCTCTAAAGAAAGTACTTTTTACAGTGCTTACTTTTACATTTGGCCTTACACAAGTTATTGCTTTGAATACAAATTCAATCAATAATTTTGATGACGACACAGCGGAATTCACATTCCTTGGACAGCAGACGCAGATTACTGGGGTAATTTCTGATGCGGACGGACCATTACCTGGGGCAACTGTATCTATAAAAGGTACTACCGTAGGTACAACAACGGATTTTGATGGGAATTATGCTATCGAAGCAGAAAATGGAGAAGCCGTTTTGGTTTTTTCTTTTGTTGGTTACAAAACGCAAGAAATAGTAGTGGGAAGTCAAACAACTATTAATGTTACCTTAATTTCAGATTCGCAACTTGATGAAGTAGTTGTTATTGGTTATACCACTAGAAAGAAAGGTGATGTAACAGGATCTGTTAGTACAGTAAGTTCTGAAAAATTAGAACAAGCGGGTAGTAAAGATTTAGCAAAATCTTTAGCAGGTAAAGTTTCTGGTTTAATTATTTCTGACAGAGGTGGATTACCAGGTTCAACTAATGCTGCAGATTTAACGCTCTTAATTAGAGGTAAATCTACGTTGGGTAATAACT
The nucleotide sequence above comes from Aureibaculum algae. Encoded proteins:
- a CDS encoding UDP-glucose--hexose-1-phosphate uridylyltransferase — protein: MSSQLKTHPHRRYNILTGEWVLVSPHRTKRPWQGKTESSSKKQAIIYDPECYLCPTNTRIGGEDNPDYKSTFVFKNDFGALLEDTPLFEYKEGLLLAEGEKGISKVICFSPNHSLTIPDMEIADLVNVVETWQNEFTELGNTKDINYVQIFENKGAIMGCSNPHPHGQVWAQHSIPTEVEKKTNSQKNYLEKTGSGLLEDYIEQELNEDIRVISQNKSFVTLIPFWAVWPYEAMIVPKRKMANILGLTDKEKVDFAEQLKTLTQKYDALFDTSFPYSSGIHQAPTDGSNYKEWHWHMSFYPPLLRSATVKKFMVGYEMFAMAQRDITAESAAEKLKSL
- a CDS encoding AraC family transcriptional regulator, whose product is MKLVIKNTETLVHKRLNILKKEVACLEAAWHYHSQYELLYISKSNGIRFVGDSVSNFSAGDLVLVGPYLPHLWRNDASYYSGERTNRVKTIITKFNKDFIGEGTFNNPNFSKINKMLEESKYGICFDNSVSKKLHDQLIKLADLSITEQSIKLLDILHQLSITNSKVVLSSSDMRQYTSENSDKLDLVLKFISDNYSSHITLNDIADVACMTTNSFCRFFKKMTNKSFTQFLNEVRIRHASRLLVQNNIPISEACYLVGYNSVTNFHKQFKQIMNCTPKGYRKTI